The Candidatus Desulfatibia profunda genome includes the window AAAACGGTTTCACCGCCCGGATGGTCTCTTTTACGGCGGTGGGATGATGGGCAAAATCGTCCATGACGACAATTCCGTTCTTTTTACCGCGCACCTCCTGCCGGCGTTTAATGCCCTCAAATGTTTCCAGGGCCCCGGCAACAATCTTGGACCCAATCCCTAAAAGATGGGCCGCGGCAACCACGGACAAGGCATTCAAGAGGTTATGCTCACCCACCAATCTGGTTTTAAAAGCACCGAACACTTCGCCCTGATATATCGCCTCAAAAAAGGTCCAGGGCGGGTCGATGGATACCGCCCCCAAACGCCACCAGGATCCCGAATTTTTCCCGTAAGTTACTATGCGGCACGCTCGATCTTGAATCAGAGCGGCAACGTTGTCGTCGTCATTGCAGGCCAGCAGGATGTGCTGCGGGGCCACACCGGCAATAAAGGCGTCAAAAACCTGTTTGACATGCTCAACATCTTTGAAAATATCGGCATGATCAAATTCCACGCTGGTCAGTATGGCCGCAAAGGGATCGTAATGCAAAAACTTGGGTCCCTTGTCAAAAAACGCCGTGTCATATTCATCCCCTTCGATGACGACATACGCCCCTTGGCCGGCACGATAATTGCTGTTAAAATTTTTCAAAATCCCGCCGATCAGAAAGCTGGGATCAAGCCCGGCGTGATGCAGCATCCAGGCCAGAATCGATGCCGTGGTGGTTTTTCCGTGGGTGCCGGCTACAATCAGGGCCCTTTTGGCATCCGCCAAAAATCGGTTGACGGCCTGGGGCATGGAACAATAAGGGAGTCCCATTTGAAGCATTTGAACGACTT containing:
- the mpl gene encoding UDP-N-acetylmuramate:L-alanyl-gamma-D-glutamyl-meso-diaminopimelate ligase, yielding MDLSKNRIPDNVKHIHLIAICGTAMGALASMLKDLGLVVTGSDQNVYPPMSDFLRNKGIEIIQGFDAENVKYGPDLVVVGNTVSKDNPEVVQMLQMGLPYCSMPQAVNRFLADAKRALIVAGTHGKTTTASILAWMLHHAGLDPSFLIGGILKNFNSNYRAGQGAYVVIEGDEYDTAFFDKGPKFLHYDPFAAILTSVEFDHADIFKDVEHVKQVFDAFIAGVAPQHILLACNDDDNVAALIQDRACRIVTYGKNSGSWWRLGAVSIDPPWTFFEAIYQGEVFGAFKTRLVGEHNLLNALSVVAAAHLLGIGSKIVAGALETFEGIKRRQEVRGKKNGIVVMDDFAHHPTAVKETIRAVKPFYPAGRLVAVFEPRTNSSMRKVFQNVYPLSFDQADLVCIRQPSRIDKIPPDERFSSQKLVDDLKSRGKEAHFFATTEAIIDFLVQAALPNDLILVMSNGGFDNIHERLLKAL